Proteins encoded in a region of the Zunongwangia endophytica genome:
- a CDS encoding ABC transporter ATP-binding protein, which translates to MKHLRTLNKFFLKYKWKLLIGLVVTIISRIFGLYFIPLVGNSTDAIEQYVNGELTNYDALKAELIKNILLLVGSTLISAFFTFLMRQTFIVVSRHIEYDLKNVVFKHYQELSLNFYKKNRTGDLMNRISEDVTKVRMYLGPAIMYTVTTLTSTIVVLIFMIRAAPILTLYTVIPLPILSFAIYKLSVSIQKRSTVVQQYLSKLNTFTQESFSGIAVIKSYGLEQQTDDNFTDLSNTSRDKNIDLVKVQAFFFPLMVLLIGISNVLVIYVGGRQYITGQIDNLGIIVEFLLYVNMLTWPVASIGWVTSLVKQAEASQERINEFLDSEPEIKNHKETEDEITGKVNFKNVTFTYDDTNITALKNVSFEVNQGETLAIIGKTGSGKSTVLDLIGRLYDVDKGAIEIDGKNVENLNLDNLRRSIGYVPQDAFLFSDSIGNNIKFGKTNATDEEVVKAAKTASVHINIEGFSKGYETVLGERGITLSGGQKQRVSIARAIIQDPQILLFDDCLSAVDTETEEAILSNLFQISREKTTIIVSHRISSAKNADRIIILEDGEIVEQGTHDELIKKEGYYKELYAKQLNEKEM; encoded by the coding sequence ATGAAACATTTAAGAACACTCAATAAATTCTTTCTAAAATACAAGTGGAAATTGCTAATTGGATTAGTGGTTACCATTATTTCGAGGATATTCGGACTATATTTTATTCCACTTGTTGGTAATTCTACCGATGCTATCGAGCAATATGTTAATGGAGAACTTACCAACTATGATGCGTTAAAAGCAGAGCTTATTAAGAATATTTTATTGCTGGTTGGTTCTACCCTAATTTCCGCATTTTTCACCTTTTTAATGCGACAAACATTTATCGTCGTTTCCAGACATATCGAGTATGATCTAAAAAATGTGGTTTTTAAACATTATCAGGAATTATCACTTAATTTCTATAAGAAGAATCGTACCGGCGATTTAATGAATCGTATTAGCGAAGATGTTACCAAAGTAAGAATGTATCTTGGCCCTGCGATAATGTATACGGTAACCACGCTTACCTCAACTATTGTGGTATTAATCTTTATGATACGGGCCGCACCAATTTTAACGCTATATACGGTAATTCCTCTACCAATACTTTCTTTTGCTATCTATAAACTTAGTGTTTCGATACAAAAGCGCAGTACGGTTGTTCAGCAGTATTTATCTAAATTAAACACCTTTACACAGGAAAGTTTTAGCGGAATTGCGGTTATCAAATCATACGGATTAGAGCAGCAAACCGACGATAATTTCACCGATCTTTCGAATACCAGCCGAGATAAGAATATTGATCTTGTAAAAGTTCAGGCATTCTTTTTCCCGCTTATGGTGTTACTTATTGGTATTAGTAATGTACTTGTAATCTACGTTGGCGGGCGACAATATATTACCGGGCAAATTGATAATCTTGGCATTATTGTAGAATTTTTACTTTATGTAAATATGCTTACCTGGCCGGTAGCTTCTATTGGTTGGGTTACTTCTTTAGTAAAACAAGCTGAAGCCTCACAGGAACGTATCAACGAATTTTTAGATAGTGAGCCAGAAATTAAAAATCATAAAGAAACCGAAGACGAAATAACAGGTAAAGTCAACTTTAAAAATGTGACCTTTACTTATGATGATACTAATATAACCGCCTTAAAAAATGTCTCTTTTGAAGTGAACCAGGGAGAAACTTTAGCGATTATTGGTAAAACAGGTTCTGGTAAATCTACCGTGCTCGATCTTATTGGGCGTCTTTACGATGTAGATAAAGGTGCTATTGAAATAGATGGTAAAAATGTTGAGAACTTAAATTTAGATAATCTAAGACGCAGCATTGGTTATGTTCCACAAGATGCTTTTCTATTTAGTGATTCTATTGGTAATAATATCAAGTTCGGAAAAACAAACGCTACCGACGAGGAAGTTGTAAAAGCTGCAAAAACGGCTTCTGTTCACATAAACATCGAAGGATTTAGCAAAGGATACGAAACTGTTCTTGGAGAACGCGGAATCACCTTATCTGGCGGACAAAAACAAAGAGTTTCGATCGCAAGAGCTATTATTCAGGATCCACAAATCTTGTTATTTGACGATTGTCTTTCAGCAGTAGATACAGAAACTGAAGAAGCTATACTTAGCAATCTGTTCCAGATTTCGAGAGAAAAAACAACAATTATTGTGAGCCACAGGATTTCTTCAGCTAAAAATGCTGACCGAATAATTATTCTTGAAGATGGCGAAATTGTAGAACAGGGCACACACGATGAGCTAATTAAAAAAGAAGGCTATTATAAAGAACTGTACGCAAAACAGTTAAATGAGAAAGAAATGTGA
- a CDS encoding Glu/Leu/Phe/Val family dehydrogenase → MQVDVLNAKELKKAAPVFGQLSFDNHEQVVFCNDKDTGLKAIIGIHNTVLGPALGGTRMWNYTSEWEALNDVLRLSRGMTFKSAITGLNLGGGKAVIMGDAKTQKTPELMRRFGEYVNSLSGKYITAEDVGMETSDMDIVRDVTPYVAGISEERGGTGNPSPVTAYGVFMGIKAAAKYKFGTDELEDRTVLVQGIGHVGEALVEYLTNDGAKVYITDISEERLQEVRNKYGAIIFDEADIYSAQVDIYAPCALGATIDDETVNRLNCKVVAGAANNQLADEVRHGQILRERGIVYAPDFLINAGGIINVYAELEKYSKQEIISKTENIYNTTLQILETAAKEDMTTHFAALKIAKQRIDDRKKSSLK, encoded by the coding sequence ATGCAAGTTGATGTTTTAAATGCTAAAGAACTTAAAAAAGCTGCACCAGTGTTTGGACAGCTTTCGTTCGATAATCATGAACAGGTTGTATTTTGTAACGACAAAGATACAGGATTAAAAGCAATAATAGGTATTCATAATACAGTTTTGGGACCGGCTCTTGGTGGTACAAGAATGTGGAATTACACCAGCGAATGGGAGGCATTAAATGATGTATTACGTTTATCTCGCGGGATGACATTTAAAAGTGCAATTACTGGTTTAAACCTTGGTGGAGGTAAGGCGGTAATTATGGGTGATGCAAAAACTCAGAAGACGCCAGAGCTAATGAGAAGATTTGGTGAATATGTAAATTCTCTAAGCGGAAAATATATAACAGCCGAAGATGTTGGTATGGAAACTTCAGATATGGATATCGTAAGAGATGTAACTCCTTATGTTGCCGGAATTTCTGAAGAAAGAGGAGGAACAGGAAATCCTTCACCAGTTACCGCTTACGGTGTTTTTATGGGAATTAAAGCCGCCGCTAAATATAAATTTGGTACAGATGAACTTGAAGATCGTACAGTATTAGTACAGGGGATAGGTCACGTAGGTGAAGCTTTAGTTGAATATCTAACAAACGATGGCGCTAAAGTCTATATTACAGATATTAGCGAAGAACGTTTGCAAGAAGTACGTAATAAATACGGTGCAATTATTTTTGATGAAGCCGATATTTATAGTGCACAAGTAGATATCTACGCACCATGTGCTTTAGGAGCTACAATCGATGATGAAACTGTAAATCGTCTAAACTGTAAAGTTGTTGCCGGAGCGGCTAATAATCAATTGGCAGATGAGGTGAGACACGGGCAGATTTTAAGAGAACGTGGAATTGTTTATGCACCGGATTTTTTAATTAATGCAGGAGGAATAATCAATGTTTATGCTGAATTAGAAAAATACAGCAAACAAGAAATAATTTCTAAAACAGAAAATATTTATAATACCACCTTGCAAATCCTTGAAACAGCGGCAAAAGAAGACATGACGACACATTTTGCAGCGCTTAAAATAGCGAAGCAAAGAATAGATGATAGAAAAAAATCAAGTTTGAAGTAG
- a CDS encoding transcription antitermination protein NusB yields the protein MLTRRHIRVKVMQSLYAFIQSENDNLASEEKFLLKSMEEMYDLFLLQLSLFIEIKAHAQTFLERSQQKHLATQEDKDPNRKFVQNKVFEILEQNTQLEQLIDDRKLNHWKFDDEYIAILWEEIKKSEVFADYMETRDNSFKEDKDFAVAIFKKVIAPNDKIYDYFEDKKLTWLDDLPIVNTAVVKMLQKLKETADTEDKLPKLFKSVDDKDFAVSLFRKTYLKDGMLSEEMQGKTPNWDKDRIAEIDTILIKLAICEFLEFSSIPVKVTINEYLEISKEYSTPKSSIFINGILDKLSKEYKNDGKLNKMGRGLM from the coding sequence ATGTTGACAAGAAGACATATTCGAGTTAAGGTAATGCAGTCCTTATACGCATTCATCCAAAGTGAAAATGATAATCTTGCTAGCGAGGAGAAATTCCTGCTAAAAAGCATGGAAGAGATGTACGATCTTTTTCTGCTTCAGCTAAGTTTGTTTATCGAAATTAAAGCACACGCCCAAACTTTTTTAGAGCGCTCCCAGCAAAAACATCTTGCTACCCAGGAAGATAAAGATCCAAATAGAAAATTTGTTCAGAATAAAGTTTTTGAAATTTTAGAGCAAAATACGCAATTGGAGCAGTTAATCGACGACCGTAAGCTTAACCACTGGAAGTTTGATGATGAGTATATCGCAATCCTTTGGGAAGAGATAAAGAAAAGCGAAGTTTTTGCCGATTATATGGAAACTCGTGACAATTCTTTTAAAGAAGATAAAGACTTTGCTGTAGCGATCTTCAAAAAAGTAATTGCGCCTAATGACAAGATCTACGATTATTTTGAGGATAAGAAACTTACGTGGTTGGACGATCTTCCGATAGTAAATACTGCGGTGGTAAAAATGCTTCAGAAGCTTAAAGAAACAGCAGATACAGAGGATAAGCTTCCAAAATTGTTTAAATCTGTAGATGATAAGGACTTTGCCGTAAGTCTTTTCAGAAAAACATATTTAAAAGATGGCATGCTTTCTGAAGAAATGCAGGGAAAAACACCAAATTGGGATAAGGATCGAATTGCAGAGATCGATACCATCCTTATCAAATTGGCGATTTGCGAATTTTTAGAATTTTCTTCGATTCCGGTGAAAGTAACAATAAACGAATATCTGGAAATTAGTAAGGAATATAGTACTCCAAAAAGTAGTATTTTTATAAACGGAATTCTGGATAAGCTTTCTAAGGAGTATAAAAACGACGGAAAACTAAATAAAATGGGGCGTGGCCTTATGTAG
- a CDS encoding DUF1573 domain-containing protein, giving the protein MKKGILLIAAVGTMFFTSCKDSGSNASEKVKAENVDAAAARDSKATVYPELSFDETEFDFGNIPQGDPVEHVFTFTNTGQAPLVITNAKSTCGCTVPDYHKNESIEPGETGEVLVKYNGSGRGQVQKTVTISANTENGQEKIKIKAFVETPENAS; this is encoded by the coding sequence ATGAAAAAAGGAATTTTATTAATAGCAGCGGTGGGAACAATGTTCTTTACATCCTGCAAAGACAGTGGTAGTAATGCTTCAGAAAAAGTGAAGGCTGAAAATGTTGATGCAGCAGCAGCCAGAGACTCTAAAGCAACTGTGTATCCTGAGTTATCTTTTGATGAAACTGAGTTTGATTTTGGAAACATACCACAGGGAGATCCAGTAGAACATGTATTTACCTTTACCAATACTGGTCAAGCACCTTTAGTAATTACTAATGCGAAAAGTACTTGTGGATGTACAGTGCCAGATTATCACAAAAATGAATCTATCGAACCAGGAGAAACTGGTGAGGTTCTCGTAAAATATAATGGATCTGGTAGAGGACAAGTACAAAAAACAGTAACAATTTCTGCAAATACAGAAAACGGACAAGAGAAAATTAAAATTAAAGCTTTTGTCGAAACCCCAGAAAACGCAAGCTAA
- the yajC gene encoding preprotein translocase subunit YajC, translating into MEQIQQFLPLILMFAVVYFFMIRPQMKKAKQEKNFIKELKRGDRIVTKSGMHGKIIDFSDKNNAVIIETGAGKITFDKSSISNELSQKLNEPAKPVKEEKKK; encoded by the coding sequence ATGGAGCAAATACAACAGTTTCTTCCTTTAATCTTAATGTTCGCGGTCGTGTATTTTTTTATGATACGCCCGCAAATGAAAAAGGCTAAACAGGAAAAGAATTTTATTAAAGAATTAAAAAGAGGAGATCGAATAGTTACCAAAAGCGGTATGCACGGTAAAATTATCGATTTTAGTGATAAAAATAATGCGGTAATTATCGAAACTGGCGCAGGAAAAATCACTTTCGATAAATCTTCGATTTCAAATGAATTGAGCCAAAAGCTTAACGAGCCGGCTAAACCTGTAAAAGAAGAAAAGAAGAAATAA
- the pepT gene encoding peptidase T codes for MINKQEVLDRFISYISIDTQSDPESDSTPSTEKQWILANKLAKELEEMGMQNVSIDENAYVMATLAKNIEEETPIIGFVSHFDTSPDFNGANINPQIIENYDGGDIILNAEKNIILSSEYFEDLKQYEGQTIITTDGNTLLGADDKAGITEIMTAMKYLIDHPEIEHGIIKVCFTPDEEIGRGAHKFDVKKFGADWAYTMDGSQIGELEYENFNAASAKVTISGKSVHPGYAKDKMVNSMYIAQDFINSLPRLETPEHTEGRQGFFHLSNIKGDVEETILHYIIRDHDKKHFEARKKVIADLGIEICKQYESDCVNVEVKDQYRNMREKIEPMMHIVKLAKQAMEEVEVKPIIKPIRGGTDGSQLSFMGLPCPNIFAGGHNFHGKYEYVPLESMVKATEVILKIAELNAKN; via the coding sequence ATGATCAATAAACAAGAAGTTTTAGATCGATTCATCAGCTACATTAGTATCGATACACAAAGTGACCCTGAAAGTGACAGTACTCCCAGCACCGAGAAGCAATGGATTCTCGCCAATAAATTGGCTAAAGAACTAGAAGAAATGGGAATGCAAAACGTGAGTATCGACGAGAATGCTTATGTTATGGCTACTTTAGCTAAAAATATAGAGGAGGAAACGCCAATTATAGGTTTTGTTTCTCATTTTGATACTTCACCAGATTTTAACGGCGCAAATATCAATCCGCAGATTATAGAAAATTACGACGGTGGTGATATCATTTTAAATGCTGAAAAAAATATTATTCTTTCTTCGGAATACTTTGAGGATTTAAAGCAATACGAAGGACAAACCATTATCACTACAGACGGAAACACGCTTTTAGGAGCCGATGATAAAGCAGGAATTACTGAAATTATGACTGCGATGAAATATCTTATTGATCATCCTGAAATTGAACACGGCATTATAAAAGTATGTTTCACTCCAGATGAAGAAATTGGTCGAGGGGCACATAAATTTGATGTCAAAAAATTTGGAGCCGATTGGGCGTATACAATGGATGGAAGCCAGATTGGTGAATTAGAATACGAAAATTTTAATGCTGCCAGCGCCAAAGTTACCATTTCAGGAAAGAGCGTCCATCCCGGTTATGCGAAAGACAAAATGGTAAACAGCATGTATATCGCTCAGGATTTTATCAATTCCTTACCACGATTAGAAACTCCCGAACATACTGAAGGTAGACAGGGATTTTTCCATCTTAGCAATATTAAAGGTGATGTAGAAGAAACGATTCTGCATTATATAATTCGTGATCACGACAAAAAGCATTTCGAAGCACGTAAAAAAGTAATTGCAGATCTAGGTATAGAAATATGCAAACAATACGAAAGTGACTGCGTTAATGTTGAAGTAAAAGATCAATACCGCAATATGCGTGAAAAGATTGAACCGATGATGCATATCGTAAAGTTGGCGAAACAAGCAATGGAAGAAGTTGAAGTAAAGCCAATCATAAAACCAATAAGAGGTGGTACTGATGGATCTCAGCTAAGCTTTATGGGACTTCCCTGCCCTAATATTTTTGCCGGCGGTCACAATTTCCACGGAAAATACGAATATGTGCCATTAGAAAGTATGGTCAAAGCGACTGAAGTAATTTTAAAAATCGCCGAACTTAATGCCAAAAATTAA
- a CDS encoding quinone-dependent dihydroorotate dehydrogenase, producing MYKSLIRPILFKYDPETIHHFAFNSIRNLNKIPGVSPILKSKFSNNDPRLEREVFGLKFKNPVGLAAGFDKDAKLYKELSNLGFGFVEVGTVTPKPQPGNEKKRMFRLKDDQAIINRMGFNNGGVEEMIQRLKKNADVLIGGNIGKNKVTPNEKAVEDYKICFEALFDYVDYFVVNVSSPNTPNLRALQDKEPLTHLLKTLMDLNIAKPKQKPILLKIAPDLTDSQLLDIIEIVQETKIDGVIATNTTISREGLVSEHKDEAGGLSGKPLTKRSTEVIRFLSEKSNKSFPIVGVGGIHSADDAIEKLEAGASLVQLYTGFIYEGPALIKAINKKILEKYPKS from the coding sequence ATGTATAAGTCCTTAATTCGTCCGATTCTTTTTAAATACGATCCAGAGACGATTCATCATTTCGCTTTCAACAGTATAAGAAACCTGAATAAAATTCCGGGTGTTTCTCCAATTTTAAAATCGAAATTCAGTAATAATGATCCGCGTTTGGAGCGTGAAGTTTTTGGGTTGAAGTTTAAAAACCCTGTAGGATTGGCAGCGGGCTTTGATAAAGATGCGAAATTATACAAAGAATTATCGAATCTTGGTTTTGGATTTGTAGAAGTGGGCACGGTAACTCCTAAACCACAACCCGGTAATGAGAAAAAAAGGATGTTCCGGTTAAAAGACGATCAGGCTATTATCAACCGTATGGGTTTTAATAATGGCGGAGTTGAAGAAATGATTCAACGTCTTAAAAAGAATGCCGATGTACTTATTGGTGGAAATATTGGGAAGAATAAAGTAACGCCAAACGAAAAAGCTGTTGAAGATTATAAGATTTGTTTTGAAGCCTTATTCGATTACGTAGATTATTTTGTAGTGAATGTTAGTTCGCCAAATACACCTAATTTAAGAGCGCTACAGGATAAAGAACCATTAACGCACTTGCTTAAAACTTTAATGGATCTAAACATCGCTAAGCCAAAGCAAAAGCCAATATTGCTAAAAATTGCACCAGATCTTACCGATTCTCAGTTATTAGATATTATTGAAATTGTGCAGGAGACCAAAATCGACGGCGTTATTGCAACCAATACCACCATAAGTCGCGAAGGATTAGTTTCTGAACATAAAGATGAAGCTGGTGGTTTAAGCGGAAAACCCTTAACCAAAAGATCAACAGAGGTGATTCGATTTCTTTCAGAGAAAAGCAATAAGTCTTTCCCTATTGTTGGTGTGGGTGGGATTCATAGCGCAGATGATGCTATCGAAAAGTTAGAAGCCGGGGCAAGTTTAGTACAATTGTATACAGGATTTATTTATGAAGGACCTGCGCTAATCAAAGCCATTAATAAAAAGATCCTCGAAAAGTATCCAAAATCATAA
- a CDS encoding LysE family translocator — MLEQLIPFFTATILLTLAPGPDNIYVLVQGMVNGKKHAIITALGLVSGVLVHTTLVAFGVSAIIKQSESIFLIIKCFGAAYLFYLAYKVFKSDPNIAFSAEGIQQKSLFALYRQGFIMNVLNPKITIFFLALLPGFLWEPEGNTVIQFYILGLLFMLQGFLIFVLVAILAGSISRYLQKHQNAGVVLKWTQIVVFIGIGIFILL; from the coding sequence TTGCTAGAACAGCTTATACCTTTTTTTACGGCTACAATCTTACTAACCTTAGCACCCGGGCCAGATAATATTTATGTGTTAGTGCAGGGCATGGTGAATGGTAAGAAACACGCAATCATCACGGCTTTGGGTTTGGTTTCAGGTGTATTAGTGCATACCACTTTGGTGGCCTTTGGAGTTTCAGCAATTATTAAGCAATCGGAAAGCATATTCTTAATTATTAAATGTTTTGGCGCTGCATATTTGTTTTACCTCGCCTATAAAGTTTTTAAAAGCGATCCAAATATTGCTTTTTCTGCGGAAGGAATTCAGCAAAAAAGTCTGTTTGCTTTATATCGACAGGGATTTATAATGAATGTGCTAAATCCTAAAATTACGATTTTCTTTTTAGCATTACTACCGGGATTTTTGTGGGAACCAGAAGGGAACACGGTAATTCAATTCTATATTTTGGGATTACTTTTTATGCTTCAGGGATTTTTGATTTTTGTATTAGTAGCGATTTTAGCCGGAAGCATTTCACGATATCTTCAAAAACATCAAAATGCGGGGGTCGTTTTAAAATGGACTCAGATCGTGGTTTTTATCGGAATAGGGATTTTTATTCTTCTGTAG
- a CDS encoding hydroxymethylglutaryl-CoA lyase yields MGEIKLIECPRDAMQGIKEFIPTEAKARYIQSLLQCGFDTIDFGSFVSPKAIPQMRDTAEVLSKLDLSRTQSKLLAIVANTRGAEDASQFPEIDYLGYPFSISENFQMRNTHKTIEESVDILKEILDVAARSNKEVVAYLSMGFGNPYGDPWNVDIVGEWTERLSNMGVKILSLSDTVGTSTADVISYLFSELIPKFPNIEFGAHLHTTPSTWFEKVDAAFTSGCYRFDGAIQGFGGCPMAKDELTGNMPTEKMVSYFNTKKQNSNIRMGSFEASFNKATEIFSKYQ; encoded by the coding sequence ATGGGAGAGATTAAACTTATCGAATGTCCTAGAGATGCAATGCAGGGAATTAAAGAATTTATTCCTACGGAAGCTAAAGCAAGGTACATCCAATCCTTATTACAGTGCGGTTTTGATACCATCGACTTTGGTAGTTTTGTTTCTCCAAAAGCTATTCCGCAGATGCGAGATACTGCAGAGGTGCTTTCTAAGCTTGATCTTAGTAGAACCCAAAGTAAATTATTGGCTATCGTTGCGAATACTCGCGGAGCTGAAGATGCTTCTCAATTTCCTGAAATAGATTACCTAGGATATCCATTTTCAATTTCAGAAAATTTCCAAATGCGTAATACGCATAAAACCATCGAGGAGTCTGTTGATATTCTAAAAGAAATATTAGATGTTGCAGCGAGGTCTAACAAAGAAGTTGTGGCATATTTATCTATGGGATTTGGAAATCCTTACGGTGATCCCTGGAATGTGGATATTGTGGGAGAATGGACCGAGCGACTTTCGAATATGGGCGTAAAGATATTGTCGCTTTCGGATACGGTGGGAACTTCAACAGCAGATGTGATTAGTTATCTTTTTTCAGAATTGATTCCGAAATTTCCTAATATTGAGTTTGGTGCGCATTTGCATACAACACCAAGCACCTGGTTTGAGAAAGTTGATGCTGCCTTTACTTCAGGTTGCTATCGTTTTGATGGAGCGATACAGGGATTTGGCGGATGCCCAATGGCAAAAGACGAACTTACCGGTAATATGCCTACCGAAAAAATGGTTTCCTACTTCAACACAAAAAAGCAAAATTCAAATATCAGAATGGGTAGTTTTGAGGCTTCTTTTAATAAGGCTACAGAAATTTTCAGTAAATATCAATAA
- a CDS encoding tetratricopeptide repeat-containing sensor histidine kinase, which produces MKADSVLYYLEQANKSLFNDFDEAIVGLKKCDEFVKDLDDPKLKAEIIRKWAIAYYVKGVYYKSLKDFLKAEKIYRSIDDYEGIGKCLNGLGLIQQGMERHNIAIEYFRQAIEYYNQSENKYAAAPAVINIGVSKLQLGHLDDAKAVLDSALIMSRAANRKDIEHLTMNHLGDLAYQKEEISTAINYFDSVLNDKSAPNNWEKSFAFFGLAESYFYLGNLAKAERNALEALNFAEINDSFYELEKITGILFNIYEQKGESNKALQYSKQHNIYGDSLYNQKRLRSIDLLNLESKEEDNRRLRLERMEKDRQLSRNKLIIAILLGVGVVLKVILFFRIKTYRQKEKFRKTVEEKNELIVQKNELITERNKELANLNKSKDRLFSILSHDLKSPIGSIQKLLELIKIGEFSEKEQAELLDEMLKQVSATSTMLQNLLQWANSQLEGSKMHLEEVVLPKRVREIMEAHYLVAKSKDIQIKHDIPASLSAIIVDKGHLSIILHNLVSNAIKFTHQHKEIKIHYEEDEEFVYFKIKDGGEGISEERIAQIQNFNTQLMSELGTNMETGTGIGLLLVKQFLEMNNATLDIKSYTNEGSEFIIRFRKKTD; this is translated from the coding sequence ATGAAAGCAGATTCAGTATTGTATTATCTGGAGCAAGCTAATAAATCTTTATTTAATGATTTCGATGAGGCGATTGTCGGTCTAAAAAAGTGTGATGAGTTTGTAAAAGATCTTGATGATCCTAAACTTAAGGCAGAAATTATTCGAAAGTGGGCTATCGCGTATTACGTGAAAGGAGTTTATTATAAGTCTCTAAAAGATTTTTTAAAGGCTGAAAAAATATACAGATCGATAGATGACTATGAAGGTATCGGAAAATGTTTAAATGGTCTTGGCCTTATCCAGCAAGGTATGGAGCGACACAATATTGCCATTGAATATTTTCGCCAGGCAATTGAATATTACAATCAATCTGAAAATAAATACGCAGCCGCACCGGCGGTGATCAATATCGGTGTATCTAAATTACAATTGGGGCATTTGGATGATGCCAAGGCAGTTCTGGATAGTGCGCTAATTATGTCTAGAGCAGCAAATAGAAAAGATATTGAACACTTAACGATGAATCACCTGGGAGATTTAGCGTATCAAAAGGAAGAAATTTCTACCGCAATAAATTACTTCGATAGTGTATTGAATGATAAATCTGCACCAAATAACTGGGAGAAATCTTTCGCATTTTTCGGTTTAGCAGAGAGTTACTTTTATTTGGGGAATTTGGCTAAAGCTGAAAGAAATGCACTTGAAGCTTTAAATTTTGCTGAAATAAACGATTCGTTTTATGAGTTAGAAAAAATTACAGGAATTCTTTTCAATATCTACGAGCAAAAAGGAGAATCAAATAAAGCGTTACAATATTCGAAACAGCATAATATTTATGGGGATTCGCTATACAATCAAAAGCGTTTAAGATCTATCGATCTTCTTAATTTGGAAAGTAAAGAAGAGGATAATCGTAGGTTGCGATTGGAAAGAATGGAGAAGGATAGACAACTTTCCCGTAATAAATTAATCATTGCTATTCTACTTGGCGTTGGTGTTGTGCTGAAGGTTATTTTATTTTTCAGGATAAAAACGTATCGACAAAAAGAGAAATTTAGAAAAACAGTAGAAGAGAAGAACGAATTAATCGTTCAGAAAAACGAATTAATTACAGAACGTAATAAAGAGCTGGCCAATCTTAATAAAAGCAAGGATCGATTATTTTCAATCTTGTCTCATGATTTAAAGTCGCCTATTGGTTCTATTCAGAAATTGCTTGAACTTATTAAAATAGGCGAATTCTCTGAGAAAGAACAAGCAGAGCTGCTTGACGAAATGCTTAAACAGGTATCGGCAACCTCTACCATGCTGCAAAATTTATTGCAATGGGCTAATTCGCAATTAGAAGGTTCTAAAATGCATTTGGAAGAAGTGGTGCTACCAAAAAGAGTGCGAGAAATTATGGAAGCTCATTATTTGGTAGCGAAATCCAAAGACATTCAGATAAAACACGATATACCGGCGAGTTTAAGTGCTATTATTGTTGACAAAGGTCATTTATCTATCATACTTCATAATTTAGTAAGTAACGCCATAAAATTCACACATCAGCATAAAGAAATTAAAATCCATTACGAGGAGGATGAAGAGTTTGTTTATTTTAAAATAAAAGATGGTGGCGAGGGGATTTCTGAAGAGCGAATAGCGCAAATACAAAATTTTAATACCCAGTTAATGTCTGAATTAGGCACAAATATGGAAACCGGAACGGGTATTGGGTTGCTATTAGTAAAGCAATTTTTAGAAATGAATAATGCAACTCTCGATATTAAAAGCTATACCAATGAGGGGTCAGAATTTATTATTCGTTTCAGAAAAAAGACAGATTAA